The Microcystis aeruginosa NIES-843 sequence GGGTGTGGTAGCTCACCACATTGCTGCGGGTATCGTCGGGATTATCGCCGGTTTATTCCATTTAACCGTTCGTCCCCCCGAAAGACTCTATAAAGCCCTGAGAATGGGTAATATCGAAACGGTGCTTTCTAGCAGTATCGCCGCCGTTTTCTTTGCCGCTTTCGTCGTGGCCGGAACCATGTGGTACGGTAATGCTACCACCCCGATCGAACTCTTTGGCCCGACCCGTTACCAATGGGATAAGGGCTATTTCCAAGAAGAAATTGAGCGTCGCGTCGAGGCCAGCATCGCCAACGGAGCCACCATCGCCGAAGCTTACCAAGCAATCCCCGAAAAACTGGCTTTCTATGATTATGTCGGTAATAGCCCCGCTAAAGGTGGTTTATTCCGTACTGGTGCCATGGATAGCGGTGACGGTATCGCTAAATCTTGGTTAGGACACCCTGTTTTCAAAGATGGCGAAGGTCGCGTCCTTAGCGTGCGTCGGATGCCTAACTTCTTTGAAACCTTCCCCGTTGTCCTGACTGACTCGGAAGGTATCGTTCGCGCGGATATTCCTTTCCGTCGTGCGGAATCGAAACTGAGTATCGAACAAAGTGGTGTCACCGTTTCTTTCTACGGTGGCTCTCTCGATGGTCAGGTGTTCAGCGATCCTGCTGATGTGAAGAAATTTGCCCGTAGAGCGCAACTCGGTGAAGCTTTCGAGTTTGACACCGAAACCCTGAAGTCTGACGGGGTATTCCGCACTTCTCCGAGAGGTTGGTTTACTTTCGGTCATGCTGTCTTTGCTTTACTATTCTTCTTCGGTCATATCTGGCACGGTTCTCGTACCATCTACCGCGACGTATTCGCCGGGGTCGATCCGGATCTGGAAGAACAAGTGGAATTCGGTTTATTCCAAAAATTGGGTGATCTTAGCACTCGTAAACAAGAAGTTTAGTTTTAGCTAAATCATCCCTATAACTAAAGGAGTCAAGTCTTTGACTCCTTTTTTTAATTAGGGTATGCTGAAAAAGTTTTTCGTGGGGGCAGGGTGTGGGGTGTGGGGTGTGGGGAGAAGGGAGCAGGGAGTGGGGAGCAGGGAGAAACAATTCATAACTTGAGAGTTAATCACACTATTAAAAACGGATTTATCCTAAATCCGGTTATTAAAAACTGATTATTTATTCTCCCCTTTTTCTGTGCGTTACTCAAGGGATTTAGTATTAGTATAAAGTTCGATCGAGCTTTACTTTTCACCGAATACTGAAAAAACCGCTAGTTATTTCTATAACTAACGGCTTTTTGCTGGGGGAAATTACCCGTAATGGAATTACATAGAGGAACCTAAACCGGCGTAAGCTCCGTAGAAGAAAAGACCAAGCACAGCGATAACGCCTAGACCGGCGATGGTGGCGACTAACCACAAAGGAATACGACCTTCTGCGAACATGAATAACACCTCCTAATTGCGATGACAATGAATCGGGACTAATTAGTTAAAGAAATAGCTGGAAAATAAAATTCCCAAGACAGCAACTAGGAGTAAACCTAGGTAAAGAGAAGTACGATTTAACTCGACGGCTTGCCGATTCGGATTAGGTGTTCTTTCCATAATTGTTCTCCTAGCGTTGAATAAACTGCATTGCCGCAATCGCACCGATAAAGAAGACAGTGGGGACCGCTAAGGTATGAACTGCCAACCAGCGAACGGTGAAAATGGGGTAAGAAATGGGTTGATTGGGATTACCACTAGCCATTGTTTTTATCCTTAATTAAAGTAAACTACTGATTAAACTGCTCGATTTGATTTTTGGCCTCAAAGCGATCATTAATGATCGGTAATTCTTGACGCTCTTGAGTGTAATACTCATCGGGACGGGGAGTGCCAAAAACATCGTAAGCTAAACCGGTACTCACGAATAACCAACCTGCGATAAACAGCATGGGGATGGTGATGCTATGGATAATCCAGTAACGAATACTGGTAACGATATCGCCAAAAGGACGTTCGCCGGTACTACCTGACATGGACGGTTCTCCTCGGAATGATAGGACTTGAAAAATTCAATCTCTATAATAGAGACTTTGTTGACCCTGAGACAAGTTTTAGGCCGGTTCGCTAGGGGGATTATATTTCAGTAAAACCCCATTTTGTCCCAAGACAAAACCCTTGTCGGAATTGATAAAAACAATTCGATAGAGATTGGAGGGGACACTTTCCACCGCGCGATCTTTTTGCCAAGATTGGCCGCTGTCATGACTGACCAAGAGATTGCCGCTACCACCAGCGACCCAAATTTCTTCGGGACTGCGGTAGTTGAGGTCCAAAAGTCCCCAACTGGTGGAAAACTCTGGGAATACCTTATCTTCCCATGTATCGAGATCATTGGGGCTAGTAAATTGTAGTTGACCACCCCGGGCCAGGGCCCACAGTTCTCCTTTTTCACCATAACCGACTTTTTGTAAGCGGCGGGAAGAAAGACGATTGTGGGGTTGCCATTCTGTTGACCCCGGTTCCCAGGTGGAATAAAAGTTCCCGCGTGCGGAAACGGCCACATATTTACCATCATGGGAACGAACAATTGTCCGGGCCACACCCACAGCACCTTCCACTAAAGCTTGCCAAGTTTTGCCCCCGTCTTTGGTGCGGTAGATAGCGCCTAAATCCGTGACCATTTCGGCGGTTTTGTCGTTCAGAGCGATAATTCCGTAGGGGGAACCGGGTAATTTTTCACTTAAGGGGATACGGGACCAGCTGCTGCCCCCGTCTTCGCTATGGAGAAGAATTGAGGGTTTACCGACAATCCAACCCTCTTGGTCGTGGAAACTGACGGCGCTAAAGCTAACTTTTTCTTCGCCAAGGTTGAGGACTTTTTGCTGCCAGCTGTCCCCCCCATCGGTGGTTTCAAAGAGGGTAGATTTGGTTCCCACTAACCAACCGTGCTGCAGGTCGTCGGTAAAGGCGATATCGGCAAAAGTGGAGTCAGTGTCGAGGGTGAGGATTTGCCAAGGACTACTGCTCAGGGATGGCACACTACTACAGCTAAAGCAGAAAAAGGCTACAGCTAGAACTATTACGAATTGTTTCAGTTTTCTCATCAATGGTTCAGAGGTATTGGTCAAGGAATCGGGACGGATTAGGGTTTGTACCCGATGGGTTACAGGCTCATAAGAGCCGTTGGATTAAAGATAATGAGTGCTTGAGTTAGTTTAAACCATATAAACTAATAAAGAAAACAAATCCTAGCGCTAAAGCCCCGAAAATCAAAATATTTTTTTGTGCCGGAGTCAGACGGTTGACTCCAAAACCATAGCTAAGATTTTCTTGGAATCCCGAAGGAGCATCTTTGGCTCCGATGTTGATAAATTGGGAACGACGCACACCACACACGGGACAGCGCCACGTTTCTGGCAATTCCTCGAAGGGGGTTCCAGCGGGAGTGTTGGTTTTACTATCTCCCTTGCTGGGGTCGTAAACGTAGCCGCAGGAGCGACATTCGTAGTTGGCAGGGGCCTGGTCGGCTAGGGTTAGTTCTGGTGGGCGATCGCTCATAACTAAGATTAAAGGAATTTTCAACACTCTGTTACAAATTATCCTTGAAAATTGACCTCTCTCACGGGCAAGCCCCAACAGAATAGCCAGTTTTCAAGCCTGAAAAGGATTAGCGAGGCAGCATATCGGCTTTAAAAAAAGCAAGATTAATCTATTAGGGCTTAAATGTCTATTAAAACTTTATTAAGTTTATATTTGGGCTATTTACCCTGATTTTGGTACTCAAATTTATTCCGAGAAATTGAGAAATTTCAGGCAGGGAAGAAATTAGGGGTCTGATAGCAAATCCTGTTTAAAAGGTAGAGGAGATTGGGGAGTGCCGGAGCTGCGGAGTAGGGGGAAACAATCCATAACTGGGTTTTTAAAGTTGGATTGGGAGTTAATCATGCTATTAAAAGCGGATTTGGTATCATATTGCATAAATTTAATCACTTTTAGCGATCGCTTTTATATTTTGGCATAAATGGGCTGCTCCCTCGCCGTTCCCTGTTCCCGAAAACGAAAACTTCGCACCTCACCATTAAGATAACTGCTATCAACCTTATATTATAGGTATATAATCAACCTTAACTATACCTTAAAAAGAGAGTAAAAATTGTGTTCAACCAGCTTGATTGGAATCCTGCCTATTCAATTGAAACCCTAGAACCAAATACGGTATTTTTTCTATCTGAGCGAGAATCAATCTGTTTTCAAGAGCCGCTTTATTATCGTTTAGTCAGATTAATCGATGGTCAACGTAATCTTGATGAAATTATTGATATTCTTCAGTTAGAATTTTTACAAAATCAAGAAATTAATCCCAATAATCCTAATTCGTTTGCAGTTATTATTAACTATAGTCTGGCAATTCAAAAAGCGATTTTTCAGTTATATAAACAAGGGTTTTTGTTAGAAAAAAAAGAATTATTACCGTCTAATTTAGCAATTTTATGCCATCATCTTCAGGTTTCTCAATCCCAAGCTTTTGAACGATTAAGCTAAAACGCACTTAAACCACCTAAAATAGAAATAGTAATTTTAGAAAAATCCTACTTATGCCAGCAAAAGATTTCCTAGACTTAGAAGAAAAGAAAAACTTACAAAAAGCTCTTAAAGAAGAAGAAAGAGCAGAGGTTAGGGAAAGAATTTTAATGTTTCTCTTGCTAAACGACGGAAAAACTCAACGAGAAATAGCTGACTTTATTGGCTGTTCACTCAAAACGGTCGCCCCTTGGTGTGTTCACGGTGATCCTAACAATTTAGAAAGTCTAGAAGATGGGAGAAAAAATGGAAATCATAAAAAAGCCACAGAGGAATATATTAATTTACTATTAAAAATAGTTGATGAAGACCCGAAGGAATTTGGATATGAATTCGGGAGATGGACAGCGGCAAGATTAGCAGAGCATCTAGAAAAGGAAACAAGAATTAAACTGAGTGGCTCGCAAGTGAGAAGAATATTGAGAAGAAAAAAGTATGTGTATATCTGGGCGAAATATAGTCTAGAAGATAAGCAAGACAAGAAATTAAGAAAAGCATTTAAAGAAAAATTAGATGAATATTTAAGGTTGGCTAAAGAAAAGCCAGAGTCAATCCAGGTATGGTTTTGGGACGGGGCTTTCAAGGTGGCGACGCAGGTTCGCCACACAGCCCCTCATGAGTGTGGATTTAGTTTGAGAGTAATAAGAAGGAGAGCTTGGACAAAAAAAGGAAAGCGAAAAAAAGTGAATGGACAAAGAAAAAGAGGAAGGGTGAATGTGATGGGAGCCTTAAGATATAATGACAAAAAACGAGTCTGTTTTATGATCAAAAAAGGAAATTCAGAAACTTTCCATGAACAATTAAAGAAACTTCATGAAGAGATTCGTCAAGAATGGATAAACTTGGGAAATCTGCCCGAAGATTTTCGAGAAAAAGGACCGAAAATTATCATCATATTAGACAATGCTAGTTATCACAAAAAGAAAGATGTTATTGAGCAGGTGGAAAAAGAGTTGCCCAATATTAGGCTAGAGTTTTTACCAGCTTATAGTCCAGATTACAACCTAATAGAATTAGTGTGGCATTCCGCTAAAGAGGGAGCATCTCACCTTTGCAATAAGTAGAAATGCTTAATGATCTCAATAAAAAAGTTAAAAAAGGCAACCATTTAGATAAGCACAGCGATGACGAAGGACTTGCGGTACATTACCAGATTCCCAACTTGCACCAGTAATTTTAAGACGATGAGCAATTTGTTTAATTTTTGATTCGACGGAGCCAGAGCCAATGGAAATCCCCTCTGCCTGCAAATAACCATAATTGACAATTCGATGTTTATGCTTGTTTAAATAAGTAATAAAATTCTCAACTTGCGGCTCTGACCATCCTTCACAACAAGAGATAGCCGCCTCCACTTCCCCCTTCCAGAGAAAACATTTTACCTCCTCAATTCGCTGGAATGACCCGCCAACTTTATAGAGGTTTTCGATTAAATGATACCAATCCAATATTTCAATTCTTTCCTGTTTCTCTCCTATCTCACGAAATAAATTCCAGATACCATCATGTCCATCTCCTAAACAAATTAAAGGCTTGGCCAAAACTTGAGAATTAACCAAATCTAATAAAGCTGAGTTATCTTGAAAAAAAGCCGCTACCCCCAGTTGATGAAAACTCACTGCTTTATAATCACGCCAAATTAAGGCTTTTCCCTTGGCAGTTCTTAGTCGTACCTTACCGCCATCTAGGCTCATTTCTTCCACTTCCACTTCTGGGTTAGACGGTAATTCTTCAAAAGCATAGCGATGTACGAGGCGTTGTTGGGTACTGTGAGAAACAGCAATCCCTGTCAATGATTTGATTTTCTGCGCCGATTTCTCGTAGGATTCATCGCCACTTAATAGCAAACAGTTCTTCTCTAACATTGGACTCATCTGAGTCCGAGACTTTATTTCTAATTTTTTCGCTTGTTTTTCTGTAATTGGTAATTCCCCCAAAATACTTTTCACTTTTCTTGTCCGACCAGCTGTTTCTCCTGTGCTTGTTTTGACAAAAAAATACCGATTTCTGGGTTGACATACTGAATCATTAAATCTCTGACTGTCTCCTCTATCTCTCCCAAGTTATTAAATTTATTAATTGGGGATTGCTCATAGAGACATTGCCCTAACTCTTGACATAACTCTTTAATTCTTTTTTCATTTTCTGATAACATTGAATTATTCCTCCCATCGAGAGCTATTCTGAATTGTAAGTTATAACTATTATAATCTCATTTCTCTTTGTGATCAAGTTGAAGATTTTCTAGTTGTTGACGGCTATAAGTATTAATACTCATTGCATAAGTGAGATGCTCCCGCTAAAGAGTACATAGCTAATCGAGAATTTGAAAATAAAGAAGAACTGGAAAAAGTAGTCAATCAGCTTTTAAATGAAGGGGGATTGATTATTAAATGGAGTAGAAAACTTAAAAATAAGGGTAATGCTGTCAATGTAACTTAAATGCGTAAAAGCTTACAATCTCTGAAGGTTACAGTTAAAACCCTAGGCTTAATTCCCCAGCAAGATTTGATCAATATTTTAAATTCCTTGCAAGTTAAAGTCGCAGATGAAGGGGATTTAACAATTATTTTAACCGATAATTATCTTCATCCTGATTTAGAGAGTATTAATCAACAAGCTTTAGCCTCGCACAAGCCTTGGTTATTAGTTAATCCCCTGGGAAACCTAGCATGGATTGGTCCCTTATTTGATCCCGATAAAACTGGTTGTTGGCATTGTTTGGCTCAACGGTTACGAGATAATCGTCCCGTGGAGGAATTTATCATTAGACAGAGAGACAATAAGATTTCTTTAATTTCTCCTTTAGGGTTTTCTTCAGCGACAATACAGACGGTTTTAAATCTGACGGCTATGGAGGTTTTTAAGTGGATTATTCAAGGTAAAAATCAACGTTTAGAAGGAATGCTAATGACTTATGATACTTTAAATTTACAATTTCAAGAGCATATTTTAGTTAAACGTCCGAACTGTCCTAGTTGTGGATATTCTCTAAATAAAACACCTTTACCCGTGGTTTTGGGACATCGTAAAAAGGCTTTTACCAGTGATGGGGGACATCGTTTTTGTTCTCCTGAAGAAACCTTAAAAACCTATCAACATCATATCGGTCCTGTTACGGGAATTGTGCGAGAATTAAATAAGATACAAGGGAATGCTTTAGTTCATACTTATGTAGCTAAACATCATTTTCGTAGTGTCTTTGATGATTTAGACAGTTTACGGCAAAATATTGGAGGTAGAAGTGCGGGAAAAGGCCGTACAGATAGTCAAGCAAAAGCAAGTAGATTTTGTGAAGCTATTGAGCGCTATTCGGGAGTTTTTCAAGGGAATGAAATCAAAGAAGAAGCGAGTTATCAAGAGTTAAAAGATAAAGCTATTCATCCTAACAAATGTATGAATTTTAGTGAAAAACAATACCAACATCGAGAAGAATGGAAT is a genomic window containing:
- the psbB gene encoding photosystem II chlorophyll-binding protein CP47, which codes for MGLPWYRVHTVVLNDPGRLISVHLMHTALVAGWAGSMALYELAIFDPSDPVLNPMWRQGMFVLPFMARLGVTGSWGGWSVTGETGVDPGFWSFEGVAAAHIVLSGLLFLAAVWHWVFWDLELFIDPRTGESALDLPKMFGIHLFLSGLLCFGFGAFHQTGLWGPGMWVSDAYGLTGHVQPVAPEWGPAGFNPFNPGGVVAHHIAAGIVGIIAGLFHLTVRPPERLYKALRMGNIETVLSSSIAAVFFAAFVVAGTMWYGNATTPIELFGPTRYQWDKGYFQEEIERRVEASIANGATIAEAYQAIPEKLAFYDYVGNSPAKGGLFRTGAMDSGDGIAKSWLGHPVFKDGEGRVLSVRRMPNFFETFPVVLTDSEGIVRADIPFRRAESKLSIEQSGVTVSFYGGSLDGQVFSDPADVKKFARRAQLGEAFEFDTETLKSDGVFRTSPRGWFTFGHAVFALLFFFGHIWHGSRTIYRDVFAGVDPDLEEQVEFGLFQKLGDLSTRKQEV
- a CDS encoding ISKra4-like element ISMae43 family transposase (programmed frameshift) → MLSENEKRIKELCQELGQCLYEQSPINKFNNLGEIEETVRDLMIQYVNPEIGNFFVKTSTGETAGRTRKVKSILGELPITEKQAKKLEIKSRTQMSPMLEKNCLLLSGDESYEKSAQKIKSLTGIAVSHSTQQRLVHRYAFEELPSNPEVEVEEMSLDGGKVRLRTAKGKALIWRDYKAVSFHQLGVAAFFQDNSALLDLVNSQVLAKPLICLGDGHDGIWNLFREIGEKQERIEILDWYHLIENLYKVGGSFQRIEEVKCFLWKGEVEAAISCCEGWSEPQVENFITYLNKHKHRIVNYGYLQAEGISIGSGSVESKIKQIAHRLKITGASWESGNVPQVLRHRCAYLNGCLF
- a CDS encoding photosystem II reaction center protein J; protein product: MFAEGRIPLWLVATIAGLGVIAVLGLFFYGAYAGLGSSM
- a CDS encoding photosynthesis system II assembly factor Ycf48; this translates as MRKLKQFVIVLAVAFFCFSCSSVPSLSSSPWQILTLDTDSTFADIAFTDDLQHGWLVGTKSTLFETTDGGDSWQQKVLNLGEEKVSFSAVSFHDQEGWIVGKPSILLHSEDGGSSWSRIPLSEKLPGSPYGIIALNDKTAEMVTDLGAIYRTKDGGKTWQALVEGAVGVARTIVRSHDGKYVAVSARGNFYSTWEPGSTEWQPHNRLSSRRLQKVGYGEKGELWALARGGQLQFTSPNDLDTWEDKVFPEFSTSWGLLDLNYRSPEEIWVAGGSGNLLVSHDSGQSWQKDRAVESVPSNLYRIVFINSDKGFVLGQNGVLLKYNPPSEPA
- a CDS encoding TOMM precursor leader peptide-binding protein, producing MRKSLQSLKVTVKTLGLIPQQDLINILNSLQVKVADEGDLTIILTDNYLHPDLESINQQALASHKPWLLVNPLGNLAWIGPLFDPDKTGCWHCLAQRLRDNRPVEEFIIRQRDNKISLISPLGFSSATIQTVLNLTAMEVFKWIIQGKNQRLEGMLMTYDTLNLQFQEHILVKRPNCPSCGYSLNKTPLPVVLGHRKKAFTSDGGHRFCSPEETLKTYQHHIGPVTGIVRELNKIQGNALVHTYVAKHHFRSVFDDLDSLRQNIGGRSAGKGRTDSQAKASRFCEAIERYSGVFQGNEIKEEASYQELKDKAIHPNKCMNFSEKQYQHREEWNGKNQGWFQKVPEPFDETRIIDWTPVWSLTAQDFKYLPTGYCYYGYSQSEPLDCWADSNGCAAGNTIEEAILQGFMELVERDCVALWWYNQLVKPSVNLESFNEPYFEQLKQYYEGLNRELWVLDITSDLNIPCFAAISPRKEREVEDILLGYGAHFDPKIAISRALTEVNQILPNVLSFKEDGTTIYNSSADPLAVKWWQTARLSNQSYLVPDSKIIPKKSNDYLQLASDDLLADVKLCQRIVESKGMEMLVLDQTRPDIGLRVAKVIVPGMRHMWKRLGAGRLYDVPVSMGWLKETLTEDELNPFPMWM
- a CDS encoding rubredoxin — protein: MSDRPPELTLADQAPANYECRSCGYVYDPSKGDSKTNTPAGTPFEELPETWRCPVCGVRRSQFINIGAKDAPSGFQENLSYGFGVNRLTPAQKNILIFGALALGFVFFISLYGLN
- a CDS encoding photosystem II reaction center protein L, yielding MERTPNPNRQAVELNRTSLYLGLLLVAVLGILFSSYFFN
- the psbF gene encoding cytochrome b559 subunit beta, producing the protein MASGNPNQPISYPIFTVRWLAVHTLAVPTVFFIGAIAAMQFIQR
- the psbE gene encoding cytochrome b559 subunit alpha yields the protein MSGSTGERPFGDIVTSIRYWIIHSITIPMLFIAGWLFVSTGLAYDVFGTPRPDEYYTQERQELPIINDRFEAKNQIEQFNQ